CAGCCGCCGCTCGGTCACGTTCCAAGCGCAGCTCCTCCGTTCTTTGCTCGACCAGCTTTCGCAAAATTCGATTCAGCCCGATTACGACAAATACCACAATCAAAACGGCCCCAAGAAGAGCCCACAAAATCAGCGGAATCTGTGTCTCCACCTGGGGAGAAAGGTATTTCACGATTGCTCGATTCAAGACGGAATCGGTCTCATTCTGCTGCCGACTGAGAACTTCATCAATCTGGCTGATCAACTCCGGCGAAACCTCCTTGTTGTAGCCGATTCGAATCTCGACTGGATTGAAGCTAACATAGGTCGAGACGATTGCGTCCTCCCTCTTCAGCTGGCTGGAGTAAATCTCATTGAGCACTGCGAGATCGACCTTGCCGCTCAGCAACGACTCAAGCGCTTCGTCGTAAGAATCAACCCACCGAATATCGCTCGTGATTCCATAGATCTCGCATAGCTCTTGGAAGGCCTCTGCATGAACGTCATCACGGATAAGAGCGACTTTCTTCCCAGCGAGGTCTTCCATCTCGTGAAAAACAAAGTTCTGACGTCGAAAGAGGACCGCTCGATTTCTCAACAAAAAGACTTTTGAGAATTTGAGCAATTGCTGACGCTCGTAGGTCTGAGCGAGCGCGGGCATAACATCCATCTTCCCATTTGCGGTCATCTCCTTGGCATCCACGAAACTCGCTTCGTGGAACCGAAAATCGAGATTCGTCTCTTTTTGCAGAGCGCGAAAAAAATCCGGAACAATCCCTGAAGGCTTCTTTCCTTCCTCAAGAATGATCAATGGGGGGTTGTCATAGAGAACGACATCAATCTCTTCGCCGCGACTCGCAAGCGTTGATAGAATGAGAAAGAATACCGCGGGCAAAAACTTCACTCAGTCTCCTCCGTTCCCAGCTGAAGCAATTCCTCAACCGCTTCCGACGCAGATTCTTTCC
This portion of the Puniceicoccus vermicola genome encodes:
- a CDS encoding ATP-binding protein, with the protein product MKFLPAVFFLILSTLASRGEEIDVVLYDNPPLIILEEGKKPSGIVPDFFRALQKETNLDFRFHEASFVDAKEMTANGKMDVMPALAQTYERQQLLKFSKVFLLRNRAVLFRRQNFVFHEMEDLAGKKVALIRDDVHAEAFQELCEIYGITSDIRWVDSYDEALESLLSGKVDLAVLNEIYSSQLKREDAIVSTYVSFNPVEIRIGYNKEVSPELISQIDEVLSRQQNETDSVLNRAIVKYLSPQVETQIPLILWALLGAVLIVVFVVIGLNRILRKLVEQRTEELRLERDRAAAADRAKAHFLGNVSHEIRTPLNGILGFCQLLESSEDLGSSEKESVEAIVESGRRLESLLTAILRYSDMASEVQQSVREPIVVETVALEVIEILGVRFEEAKDLIQVDFTGVEARSYLTDPNAWYVILENLIGNAIKFGNGSPISVKMSEGKSNKGVRVLRLEVEDGGEGISSDDRERVFLPFEQVDGTLTRRHEGVGLGLSLVRSNVNLLGGTVVLSQAKAGGLRVLIEVPVLLAQ